The Metabacillus sediminilitoris genome window below encodes:
- the pyk gene encoding pyruvate kinase — protein MRKTKIVCTIGPASESIEKLTALMEAGMNVSRLNFSHGDFEEHGARIKNIREASAKLNKNVAILLDTKGPEIRTNTMENGAIELTAGNEIIVSMTEVIGTLEKFSVTYEGLIDDVHIGSTILLDDGLIELEVIGLDQSNGEIKTLIKNSGTLKNKKGVNVPGVSVKLPGITEKDAKDIVFGIEQDVDFIAASFVRRASDVLEIRELLEEHNATHIQIIPKIENQEGVDNIDEILEVSDGLMVARGDLGVEIPAEEVPLVQKELIRKCNALGKPVITATQMLDSMQRNPRPTRAEASDVANAIFDGTDAIMLSGETAAGLYPVEAVKTMHNIASRAEQALDYKQILSKRSAQVGTTVTDAIGQSTAHTALNLGVSAIVTPTESGHTARMISKYRPKAPIVAVTVSDSVSRKLALVWGVYTRNGSHSTSIDEMLDNSVLEAINSGLVSHGDLVVITAGVPVGEAGTTNLMKVHVIGDVLTKGQGIGRKSAFGKVVVASTAKDAEEKMIQGAILVAQSTDRDMMGALEKASALITEEGGLTSHAAVVGLSLGIPVIVGVEDATTLLKDGQVITVDAVRGVIYDGHASVL, from the coding sequence ATGCGTAAAACGAAGATTGTATGTACAATTGGACCAGCTAGTGAATCGATTGAAAAATTAACAGCTTTGATGGAAGCAGGAATGAATGTATCGCGTTTAAACTTTTCACATGGTGATTTTGAAGAACATGGTGCGCGAATTAAAAATATTAGAGAAGCATCGGCAAAGCTAAATAAAAATGTTGCAATTCTATTGGATACTAAAGGTCCTGAAATTCGTACAAATACTATGGAAAATGGTGCAATTGAGCTTACGGCTGGAAATGAAATTATTGTTTCTATGACAGAAGTGATTGGTACACTTGAAAAATTCTCTGTAACATATGAAGGATTAATAGATGATGTACATATCGGTTCGACTATTTTGTTAGATGATGGACTGATCGAGCTTGAAGTAATTGGATTAGACCAATCAAACGGTGAAATTAAAACGTTAATTAAAAATAGTGGTACACTGAAAAACAAAAAAGGTGTAAACGTACCAGGTGTAAGTGTTAAACTTCCTGGAATTACAGAAAAAGATGCAAAAGATATTGTGTTTGGTATTGAGCAAGACGTTGATTTCATTGCTGCATCATTTGTACGTCGTGCATCAGATGTATTAGAAATTCGTGAATTACTTGAAGAGCATAATGCTACACACATTCAAATTATTCCTAAAATCGAGAACCAAGAAGGCGTTGATAATATCGATGAGATTCTTGAAGTATCTGATGGTTTAATGGTTGCCCGTGGTGACTTAGGTGTTGAAATTCCTGCTGAAGAAGTACCATTGGTTCAAAAGGAATTAATCCGCAAATGTAATGCATTAGGTAAACCGGTTATTACTGCTACTCAAATGCTAGATAGTATGCAACGTAATCCTAGACCGACACGTGCTGAGGCTAGTGATGTTGCAAATGCTATTTTTGATGGCACAGATGCAATCATGCTATCTGGTGAAACAGCTGCTGGTTTATATCCGGTAGAAGCTGTTAAAACAATGCATAACATTGCTTCTAGAGCTGAACAAGCATTAGATTATAAACAAATTCTTTCAAAACGCAGTGCTCAAGTTGGTACGACTGTTACAGATGCAATTGGTCAATCAACAGCACATACTGCATTAAATTTAGGTGTATCAGCAATTGTAACGCCAACTGAAAGTGGACATACAGCAAGAATGATTTCAAAATATCGTCCTAAAGCTCCTATCGTTGCTGTTACTGTTTCTGATTCAGTATCACGTAAATTAGCCCTTGTTTGGGGAGTTTATACAAGAAACGGAAGTCATTCAACATCTATTGATGAAATGCTTGATAATTCTGTATTAGAAGCAATTAATAGTGGCTTAGTATCACACGGTGACTTAGTTGTAATTACAGCAGGAGTACCAGTTGGAGAAGCAGGAACAACAAACCTAATGAAAGTTCATGTAATTGGTGATGTTCTTACAAAAGGTCAAGGAATTGGCCGCAAGTCGGCATTCGGTAAAGTTGTTGTTGCAAGTACAGCTAAAGACGCTGAGGAAAAAATGATACAAGGTGCTATTCTAGTCGCTCAAAGTACAGACCGTGATATGATGGGTGCACTTGAGAAAGCTTCAGCTCTAATTACAGAAGAGGGCGGTTTAACTAGTCATGCTGCTGTTGTTGGATTAAGCCTTGGCATTCCTGTAATTGTTGGTGTAGAAGATGCAACAACTCTTCTAAAAGACGGTCAAGTTATAACAGTTGATGCTGTTCGCGGTGTCATTTACGATGGCCATGCAAGTGTCCTATAA
- the pfkA gene encoding 6-phosphofructokinase codes for MKKIGVLTSGGDAPGMNAAIRAVVRKAIYHDVEVYGIYNGYTGLIEGRIEKLELGSVGDIIHRGGTKLYSARCPEFKTVEGQKKGIEQLKKHGIEGLVVIGGDGSYMGAKKLTEHGYPCVGVPGTIDNDIPGTDFTIGFDTALNTVIDSIDKIRDTATSHERTYVIEVMGRHAGDIALWSGLAGGAETILIPEEDYDMDDIIGRLKRGNDRGKKHSIIIVAEGVGSGVEFAKQIEKATSLETRVSVLGHVQRGGSPTAFDRVLASRLGAYAVELLLEGKGGRCVGIQKNELVHHDILEILDRPHSVDKDMYQLSKELSI; via the coding sequence TTGAAAAAAATTGGTGTCCTAACTAGTGGTGGCGACGCCCCTGGTATGAATGCAGCAATCCGAGCGGTTGTTCGTAAAGCTATTTATCATGATGTTGAAGTATATGGAATTTATAATGGTTATACTGGTTTAATCGAAGGCCGGATTGAAAAATTAGAATTAGGCTCTGTTGGTGATATTATTCACCGAGGCGGTACAAAATTATATTCTGCTAGATGTCCTGAATTTAAAACAGTAGAAGGACAAAAGAAGGGTATTGAACAACTAAAGAAGCACGGAATTGAAGGATTAGTCGTGATTGGTGGAGACGGCTCTTACATGGGAGCAAAAAAGTTAACTGAACATGGTTATCCATGTGTGGGAGTTCCTGGGACAATAGACAATGATATACCTGGAACAGATTTTACAATTGGTTTTGATACCGCACTTAATACCGTTATTGATTCAATTGATAAAATTCGTGATACTGCAACATCACATGAACGTACATATGTAATAGAAGTAATGGGTAGACATGCTGGGGATATTGCATTATGGTCTGGTTTAGCTGGCGGAGCAGAAACAATATTAATTCCAGAAGAAGATTATGATATGGACGATATCATTGGACGTTTAAAACGAGGAAATGATCGTGGAAAAAAACATAGTATCATTATTGTAGCTGAAGGTGTTGGAAGTGGCGTCGAATTCGCTAAACAGATTGAAAAAGCAACTTCACTTGAAACACGTGTGTCTGTTTTAGGTCATGTCCAACGTGGTGGATCTCCAACTGCATTTGATCGTGTATTAGCAAGCAGATTAGGTGCATATGCAGTAGAGTTGCTTTTAGAAGGTAAAGGCGGACGTTGTGTTGGAATTCAAAAGAATGAACTCGTACACCATGATATTTTAGAAATCTTAGACAGACCTCATTCAGTTGACAAAGACATGTATCAACTTTCAAAAGAATTATCAATATAA
- the accA gene encoding acetyl-CoA carboxylase carboxyl transferase subunit alpha: MVGELEFEKPVIELRKKISELKEFTIGTDVDLSSEIEKLENRLEKLENEIYSNIQPWDRVQIARLPSRPTTLDYIEHIFTNFFECHGDRYYGDDDAIVSGIAKFKGLPVTIIGHQRGKDTKENIRRNFGMPHPEGYRKALRLMKQADKFNRPIICFIDTKGAYPGKAAEERGQSEAIAKNLFEMAGLSVPIICIVIGEGGSGGALALGVGNYIHMLENSTYSVISPEGAAALLWKDAGLAKKAAETMKITAPDLKELGVVDEIIPEVKGGAHKDIAAQASYIEKVLADSLKSLSNMNEEELIQHRYEKFKKIGQVTFTNELLGVK, encoded by the coding sequence ATGGTAGGTGAATTAGAATTTGAAAAACCTGTTATTGAATTAAGAAAAAAAATTAGCGAACTTAAAGAATTTACAATTGGTACAGATGTTGATTTATCCTCCGAAATTGAAAAGCTTGAAAACCGCCTAGAAAAGCTTGAGAATGAGATTTATTCAAACATACAGCCATGGGATAGGGTTCAAATTGCAAGACTACCTAGTAGACCTACTACATTAGATTATATAGAACATATTTTTACTAATTTCTTCGAATGTCACGGTGACCGTTATTATGGTGATGATGACGCGATTGTAAGTGGTATTGCTAAGTTCAAAGGCCTCCCTGTTACGATTATTGGGCATCAACGTGGGAAGGATACGAAGGAAAATATTCGAAGAAATTTTGGAATGCCACATCCGGAAGGTTACCGTAAAGCTTTGAGGCTTATGAAACAAGCTGATAAATTTAACCGGCCTATTATTTGCTTTATTGATACAAAAGGCGCCTACCCTGGTAAAGCAGCAGAAGAACGTGGTCAAAGCGAAGCAATTGCTAAGAATTTGTTTGAAATGGCTGGTTTGTCCGTTCCAATCATATGTATAGTCATTGGTGAAGGTGGTAGTGGTGGAGCCCTTGCATTAGGTGTAGGGAATTATATCCATATGTTAGAAAATTCTACTTACTCCGTTATCTCTCCTGAAGGTGCTGCAGCTTTATTATGGAAAGATGCAGGCTTAGCTAAAAAGGCAGCAGAAACAATGAAAATAACTGCTCCAGATTTAAAAGAGCTTGGTGTTGTTGATGAGATCATACCAGAGGTTAAGGGTGGTGCTCATAAAGATATTGCTGCACAAGCAAGCTATATAGAAAAAGTATTAGCAGATTCTCTAAAAAGTCTTTCAAACATGAATGAAGAGGAGTTAATACAGCATCGTTATGAAAAATTTAAAAAAATAGGTCAAGTAACATTTACAAATGAGCTACTTGGGGTAAAATAA
- the accD gene encoding acetyl-CoA carboxylase, carboxyltransferase subunit beta translates to MLKDLFTKPKPKKKKYAQVPSEQAKQDVPEGIVSKCPSCKKIMYSKELNKNLKVCMNCGFHYQMNAKERIISLFDENSFIEYDRDMISENPLNFPDYEEKLEKDRQKTKQNEAVVTGEGMINGFKTTVAIMDASFRMGSMGSVVGEKITRTIEKASEQGLPFIIFTASGGARMQEGVLSLMQMAKTSSALKLFSDNGGLFISIMTHPTTGGVSASFASLGDYNFAEPGALIGFAGRRIIEQTIREELPEDFQTAEFLLKHGQLDAVITRHELKDTISNILDIHQTGGELTW, encoded by the coding sequence TTGTTAAAAGATTTGTTTACGAAACCGAAACCGAAGAAAAAGAAATATGCACAGGTTCCGTCTGAGCAAGCAAAACAGGATGTTCCTGAGGGAATTGTTAGTAAATGTCCAAGTTGTAAAAAAATTATGTATTCAAAAGAGTTAAATAAAAACTTAAAGGTCTGTATGAACTGTGGCTTTCATTATCAAATGAACGCAAAGGAACGGATTATAAGCTTATTTGATGAAAATAGTTTTATTGAATATGACAGAGATATGATTTCTGAAAATCCATTGAATTTTCCAGACTATGAAGAAAAACTAGAAAAAGATCGTCAAAAAACGAAGCAAAATGAGGCTGTAGTTACAGGTGAAGGCATGATAAATGGCTTTAAAACGACTGTTGCCATTATGGATGCTAGTTTTAGAATGGGAAGTATGGGATCTGTAGTAGGTGAAAAAATTACGCGAACAATAGAAAAGGCAAGTGAGCAAGGTCTGCCCTTTATTATTTTTACTGCCTCTGGTGGTGCCAGAATGCAGGAGGGAGTTTTAAGTTTAATGCAAATGGCCAAAACAAGCTCAGCCCTAAAATTGTTTAGTGATAATGGCGGATTATTTATCTCCATCATGACACATCCAACAACAGGTGGTGTATCAGCAAGCTTCGCATCTCTAGGAGATTATAATTTTGCTGAACCTGGCGCATTAATTGGGTTTGCAGGCAGACGTATCATCGAGCAAACAATTCGAGAAGAATTGCCAGAAGATTTTCAAACTGCTGAGTTTTTATTAAAGCATGGCCAATTAGATGCGGTGATTACTCGACATGAATTAAAAGATACAATTAGCAACATTCTAGATATTCATCAAACCGGAGGTGAATTAACATGGTAG